A window of uncultured Methanoregula sp. genomic DNA:
CGGCAGCAACCGGTGCCATCAGGAGGAAATACATCGCCATGTGGAAGTACAAAAGATTGGCAATGCTGCCGTTGAAGAAGAAGAAGACCGCTGCCGCGATGATAAGGTAATAGACAATAAAACCGGCAAGAACCAGCTTGATGTTCCATTTGATGAACGCGTGGAGTTTTTCGGTCTCGCCGTTCTCCTTGTAGAGGGGCACGTATTTCCGTACAGTATCATTCGTGCCAAGGAGCAGGAGCGTGGTAAGGCCGGTGAGCACCCCGATGGCAACCCCGTAATCCCCGAACATCTGCATGCTCATGTGGTGGGCAAGAATAACATTCAGGACGTACCGCAGGATGTACGACAGCAGGCCGAGAATGAAGAGAATAATTACCATCAGCATAGGAATTCATCCATCTGATCGCGTTCTACTCCGGGTACATTGGCGGATAAATCCTTATATTGTTTGCCAGATGATTTCCCGGGCCCTGACACACGATACCACTGCCGGGTATGACATTGCGGGGGCCTGGCTTACGGGCCATACGCGATATGGCCGGACCCGGGATCTCGGCAACCGGGAATGGTGCGATCTTGGGTATAACGGCTCATATCGTTCTTGTAACCGCTTCGTTCTTCTCCACGGGCGAAATCGGGTTCCACCATCCGGGCCCGGTTTTCCGGATAACAAGAAGAACGCCGGAATGTTCTTTCCGGTTCATTTGATCATGGCCGAAACTCTTGCCGGGATCTCCGAAAGGTTCTGTTTCCGCCGGTACCGGGAAAATACAAGAAACTCATGCAGGTCTTTTGTGCGGGCCGGCAATCCCGAAAAGCGCCCGCACCACCGGGATTCTTTTGAGGATCTCGTAGCAGGCAAAGGTCAGGAAGAAACTGAAGAGGACGATTAAGAGGAACTGAATGGCCGGGGGAATGGCCAGCATCACCATGTAATAGGCAATCGCAACAAGGATTGCCTCGTGAATAATGTACACCGGGTACGCTGCCGCACCGAGGTACTCGGTGAACGGGTTCGAAACATCAGCCAGGTGCCTGCCCGCTCCCATGAGCGCAAGGACGCCGGTCCACCCGGTCAGGACATAGATCGGGGATGACCCCCAGAAGACTTCGGAATGCCCAAGGACTATCCCGTATATCCACATCACACCAATGGTCAGGACAATCCAGGACGCCATGAGCACGGCCCATTTTTTTTCCAGCCGGGCCTGGACAGAGTCCCGGGAGAACAGGTAGTACCCGAAGAGGAAGATGGCGAAATACGAGATGAACGAATATCCAGCCACATTGAGGCAGGCGAAGTTCAGGAGCCAGACCGGGATGAACAGGAGACAGGGAACAAGAAGACTCTCTTCGTGACAGGAGAAGTGAAGTCCTGCCAGCCGCCGGCCCGGAAGGATCACCGCGAGGGCGATGACGGAGATGATGAACAAGAATATGATAAACCAGAGGTGGTCTACGCTGAAATCTCCCATGGTTCCGTTCTGGTACTGGATATTTGCAATGGAAGTGAAGAAATGGACAAACGCTCCGAAGAAGCTCCCGGTGTAACCGGTGTGGAATTTTAAGGCATAGTACGCAATAACCGGGCAGACAAGAACAACGCCTGCCATGAACGGGACAAGAAGTTTTGTGAC
This region includes:
- a CDS encoding acyltransferase family protein, with the protein product MVRLHYIDNLRWICILLLFPIHAAFVFCGGWYGYYVLSDYTSVAAHCLAVAAEPWIMPLLFCIAGLSAKFALEKRTPRVYLKERVTKLLVPFMAGVVLVCPVIAYYALKFHTGYTGSFFGAFVHFFTSIANIQYQNGTMGDFSVDHLWFIIFLFIISVIALAVILPGRRLAGLHFSCHEESLLVPCLLFIPVWLLNFACLNVAGYSFISYFAIFLFGYYLFSRDSVQARLEKKWAVLMASWIVLTIGVMWIYGIVLGHSEVFWGSSPIYVLTGWTGVLALMGAGRHLADVSNPFTEYLGAAAYPVYIIHEAILVAIAYYMVMLAIPPAIQFLLIVLFSFFLTFACYEILKRIPVVRALFGIAGPHKRPA